In Archocentrus centrarchus isolate MPI-CPG fArcCen1 chromosome 16, fArcCen1, whole genome shotgun sequence, a single window of DNA contains:
- the LOC115793756 gene encoding fucolectin-1-like, with the protein MMKPIFILLLLLRTSSTSTYQNVALRGTATQSSSADNFRAAALNAIDGNRNSNFMDNSCTLTFEQSNPWWRVNLHESYIITSVTIINRGDCCHEKLNGLEIHIGNSLNHEGLGNPKVGTISEVDAGKSYTLTFADHVEGRYVTLTLPGSKRILTLCEVEVYGYRAPTGENLALQGKATQSSLYEFGFAYSAIDGNRNSKWEEGSCTHTNNNISPWWRLNLRKTHKVFSVKIVNIDSDPQRLNGAEIRIGDSLDNNGNNNPRCAVITGIAGGAVANFTCNRMEGRYVNIVIPDREEFLTLCEVEVYGSRLD; encoded by the exons ATGATGAAACCAATTTTCATTCTGCTGCTCCTCTTAAGAACGAGCTCGACTTCCACCTATC AAAACGTGGCCTTGCGTGGTACAGCAACCCAGTCGAGCTCTGCAGACAACTTCCGGGCAGCTGCCCTGAATGCAATTGACGGAAACCGTAATTCTAACTTTATGGACAATTCATGCACCCTCACTTTTGAACAGTCCAACCCGTGGTGGAGAGTGAATCTGCACGAGTCCTACATCATCACTTCCGTCACCATCATCAACAGAGGAGACTGCTGTCATGAAAAGCTCAACGGGCTAGAGATCCACATAGGCAACTCTTTGAACCACGAAGGTTTAGGAAACCCAAA GGTTGGTACAATTTCTGAAGTTGATGCAGGTAAATCCTACACTTTGACTTTCGCTGATCATGTGGAGGGACGTTATGTAACACTGACTCTGCCTGGTTCAAAAAGGATTCTCACACTCTGTGAGGTGGAAGTCTATGGATACCGTGCTCCAACCG gaGAGAATCTTGCACTTCAAGGAAAAGCCACGCAGTCCTCCTTGTATGAATTTGGCTTCGCATACAGCGCCATAGATGGAAACCGTAACAGCAAATGGGAAGAGGGCTCCTGCActcacacaaacaacaacatcagCCCCTGGTGGCGACTTAATCTGCGCAAAACGCACAAAGTGTTTTCTGTTAAAATAGTCAACATTGATTCTGACCCACAACGACTCAACGGGGCCGAGATCCGCATTGGAGATTCGCTTGACAACAACGGCAACAACAATCCCAG GTGTGCAGTGATCACAGGCATCGCGGGAGGTGCTGTTGCTAATTTTACGTGCAACAGGATGGAAGGCCGCTACGTGAATATAGTGATCCCTGACCGAGAAGAGTTTCTCACTCTGTGTGAGGTTGAGGTGTACGGCTCTAGACTTGATTAG
- the LOC115793755 gene encoding fucolectin-1-like, with the protein MKKLSVFLLLLLLLRTSSAYNYQNVAVHGKATQSTCYEHAKAFAHNAIDGNLNSEFMEGSCTHTNKETNPWWRVDLLQSYIITSVSITNRGDCCRQRLKGVEIHIGNSLNNNGLGNPKVGTISQIHAVKSITVTFTDRVEGRYVTLSLPGSQKILTVCEVEVYGYPAPTEENLALQGKATQSSLYAFGNAFNAIDGNRNSKWEDASCTLTRKSMSPWWRLDLHKTHKVFSVNVVNQDSLPERLNGAEIRIGDSLDNNGNNNSRCAVITSIAGGALAKFTCNGMEGRYVNIVIPDREEFLSLCEVEVYGSRLD; encoded by the exons ATGAAGAAGCTGAGTGTTTtccttttgctgctgctgctcctgaggACGAGTTCGGCTTACAATTATC AAAACGTGGCCGTACATGGCAAAGCAACTCAGTCCACCTGTTACGAACACGCTAAGGCATTCGCCCACAACGCAATTGATGGAAACCTTAACTCTGAATTTATGGAGggatcatgcacacacacaaataaagagACCAACCCCTGGTGGAGAGTGGACCTGCTTCAGTCCTACATCATCACCTCTGTCTCCATCACCAACAGAGGAGACTGCTGTCGGCAAAGGCTCAAGGGGGTGGAGATCCACATAGGCAACTCTCTGAACAACAATGGTTTAGGAAACCCAAA GGTTGGTACGATTTCTCAAATTCATGCAGTCAAATCCATCACCGTGACTTTCACCGATCGTGTAGAGGGACGGTACGTAACTCTGTCGCTTCCTGGTTCACAAAAGATCCTCACAGTCTGCGAAGTGGAAGTCTATGGCTACCCTGCTCCAACTG AGGAGAATCTTGCACTCCAAGGAAAAGCCACACAATCCTCTCTATACGCATTTGGCAATGCATTTAACGCCATAGATGGAAATCGTAACAGCAAGTGGGAAGATGCCTCTTGCACTCTCACACGAAAATCAATGAGCCCCTGGTGGCGGCTCGATCTGCACAAAACACATAAAGTGTTTTCTGTTAATGTAGTAAATCAAGATTCTCTTCCAGAACGACTCAACGGAGCCGAGATCCGAATCGGAGATTCTCTTGACAACAATGGGAACAACAATTCCAG GTGTGCTGTGATCACAAGCATCGCCGGAGGTGCTCTTGCTAAGTTCACGTGCAATGGGATGGAAGGCCGCTATGTTAACATTGTCATTCCCGACAGAGAAGAATTCCTAAGTCTATGTGAGGTCGAAGTGTATGGCTCTAGGCTGGattag
- the LOC115793757 gene encoding fucolectin-4-like, producing MMKLSVFLLLLLLRMSSVSTYQNVALRGKATQSTCYDSPLASAHNAIDGNRDSAFLAGSCTHTNEQTGPWWRVDLLESYIITSVFITNRGDCCQHRLNGLEIHVGNSLNNEGLGNPKVGTVSEGHAGDSNVTFTDRVEGRYVTLTLPGSQRILTLCEVEVYGYPAPTEENLALQGEATQSSRHSFGIAYNAIDGNRNSKWEDASCTLTRKSMSPWWRLDLRKTHKVFSVNVVNQDSNPERLNGAEIRIGDSLDNNGNNNSRCAVITGIAGGAVADFTCNGMEGRYVNIIIPERKEFLSLCEVEVYGSRLD from the exons ATGATGAAACTGAGTGTTTTccttctgctgctcctcctgagGATGAGCTCGGTTTCCACTTATC AAAATGTGGCCTTAAGGGGCAAAGCAACTCAATCTACCTGTTACGATAGTCCACTGGCATCCGCCCACAACGCAATTGATGGAAATCGTGACTCTGCTTTTTTGGCTgggtcatgcacacacactaatgAACAGACCGGCCCCTGGTGGAGAGTGGACCTGCTTGAGTCCTACATCATCACTTCTGTCTTCATCACCAACAGAGGAGACTGCTGTCAGCACAGACTCAATGGGCTAGAGATCCATGTAGGCAACTCTCTGAACAACGAAGGTTTAGGAAACCCAAA GGTTGGTACAGTTTCTGAAGGTCATGCAGGTGACTCCAATGTGACTTTCACTGATCGTGTAGAGGGGCGGTACGTAACTTTGACTCTGCCAGGTTCACAAAGGATCCTCACACTCTGCGAAGTGGAAGTCTACGGATACCCTGCTCCAACTG aGGAGAATCTTGCACTCCAAGGAGAAGCGACGCAGTCCTCGCGACATTCATTTGGTATTGCATATAATGCCATCGATGGAAATCGTAACAGCAAGTGGGAAGATGCCTCTTGCACTCTCACACGAAAATCAATGAGCCCCTGGTGGCGGCTCGATCTGCGCAAAACACATAAAGTGTTTTCTGTTAATGTAGTAAATCAAGATTCTAACCCAGAGCGACTCAACGGAGCCGAGATCCGCATCGGAGATTCTCTCGACAACAATGGCAACAACAATTCCAG GTGTGCTGTGATCACAGGTATTGCAGGAGGTGCTGTTGCTGATTTCACGTGCAATGGGATGGAAGGCCGCTACGTTAACATCATCATTCCCGAGAGAAAAGAGTTCCTAAGTCTGTGTGAGGTCGAGGTGTATGGCTCTAGGCTGGATtag
- the LOC115793754 gene encoding fucolectin-5-like, with the protein MKNSPTLLLLVLLGTCSARTFKNVALRGKATQSTRYDAVASAAYAAIDGNRDSDARRASCSHTKEETNPWWRVDLLESYIVTSVIVTNRGDCCAERLNGLQIHIGNSLNNNGLDNPKVAHLSQVGAGQSYTVTFTSRVEGRYVTLTLLGSQKILTLCEVEVYGYHAPTGENLALQGKATQSSLYEFGIAYNAIDGNRNNNWEGASCIQTSNIFSPWWRLDLRKTHRVFSVIIVSRASLTEGLNGAEIHIGDSLDNNGNTNPRCAVISSFPVGAIQEFQCNGNNGMDGRYVSIVIPGKQEILTLCEVEVYGSVLD; encoded by the exons ATGAAAAACTCTCCAACTCTGCTTTTGCTGGTTCTCCTGGGGACCTGCTCAGCACGCACCTTCA AAAATGTGGCCCTGCGTGGTAAAGCCACTCAGTCAACACGCTACGACGCAGTAGCGTCAGCTGCCTACGCTGCAATTGATGGAAACCGCGATTCTGATGCTCGACGTGCATCGtgctcacacacaaaagaaGAGACCAACCCCTGGTGGAGAGTGGACCTGCTTGAGTCCTACATTGTCACTTCTGTCATCGTCACCAACAGAGGAGACTGCTGTGCTGAAAGACTCAATGGGCTGCAGATCCACATAGGCAACTCTTTGAACAACAACGGCTTAGACAACCCAAA GGTTGCTCATCTTTCTCAAGTTGGTGCAGGCCAATCCTACACTGTGACTTTCACCAGTCGTGTGGAGGGGCGCTATGTAACTTTGACTCTGCTTGGTTCACAAAAGATCCTCACACTCTGCGAAGTGGAAGTCTACGGATATCACGCTCCAACTG GAGAGAATCTTGCACTTCAAGGAAAAGCCACACAGTCCTCGCTGTATGAGTTTGGCATAGCCTACAATGCCATAGATGGAAATCGCAACAACAATTGGGAAGGGGCATCCTGCATTCAGACAAGCAATATTTTCAGCCCCTGGTGGCGACTTGACCTGCGCAAAACCCACAGAGTTTTTTCTGTTATAATAGTCAGCAGAGCTTCGTTAACAGAAGGACTCAACGGAGCTGAGATCCACATCGGAGATTCTCTTGATAACAATGGAAACACCAATCCCAG GTGTGCTGTGATCTCAAGCTTCCCAGTAGGTGCCATTCAAGAATTCCAATGCAACGGGAATAATGGGATGGATGGCCGCTATGTCAGCATAGTTATCCCAGGAAAACAGGAAATCCTGACTCTGTGTGAGGTGGAAGTGTATGGCTCTGTCCTGGATTAG